A DNA window from Ostrea edulis chromosome 5, xbOstEdul1.1, whole genome shotgun sequence contains the following coding sequences:
- the LOC125652180 gene encoding uncharacterized protein LOC125652180 isoform X4 has product MATIFRTCVVLLLIGALSATLVPRCFQRCDECKDRLDDYDIQLCQSSCLRGKMDYQCSEFSTSPLKRSFDKRSLECKKYCYYCKVTYPQYNGKKCVDECKFSDGLKVDFNCINYW; this is encoded by the coding sequence ACTATTTTTAGAACATGTGTCGTACTTCTACTCATTGGTGCATTGTCAGCTACACTGGTACCTCGCTGTTTCCAGAGATGCGATGAATGCAAGGACCGACTAGATGATTACGATATACAGTTGTGTCAGAGCAGTTGTTTAAGAGGCAAAATGGACTACCAGTGTAGTGAATTTTCAACATCTCCATTGAAAAGAAGCTTCGACAAACGCTCTTTGGAGTGCAAGAAATACTGTTATTATTGTAAAGTCACATACCCGCAGTATAATGGAAAGAAATGTGTAGACGAATGTAAATTTTCTGATGGGTTAAAAGTAGATTTTAACTGTATAAATTATTGGTGA
- the LOC125652180 gene encoding uncharacterized protein LOC125652180 isoform X3 has product MNVLPLSYRPQTIFRTCVVLLLIGALSATLVPRCFQRCDECKDRLDDYDIQLCQSSCLRGKMDYQCSEFSTSPLKRSFDKRSLECKKYCYYCKVTYPQYNGKKCVDECKFSDGLKVDFNCINYW; this is encoded by the exons atGAATGTTCTACCACTAAGCTACCGCCCCCAG ACTATTTTTAGAACATGTGTCGTACTTCTACTCATTGGTGCATTGTCAGCTACACTGGTACCTCGCTGTTTCCAGAGATGCGATGAATGCAAGGACCGACTAGATGATTACGATATACAGTTGTGTCAGAGCAGTTGTTTAAGAGGCAAAATGGACTACCAGTGTAGTGAATTTTCAACATCTCCATTGAAAAGAAGCTTCGACAAACGCTCTTTGGAGTGCAAGAAATACTGTTATTATTGTAAAGTCACATACCCGCAGTATAATGGAAAGAAATGTGTAGACGAATGTAAATTTTCTGATGGGTTAAAAGTAGATTTTAACTGTATAAATTATTGGTGA
- the LOC125650218 gene encoding actin-related protein 2-A, whose translation MDSQGRKVVVCDNGTGFVKCGFAGSNFPTHIFPSLVGRPIIRSTAKIGNIEIKDVMLGDEASELRSMLEVNYPMENGIVRNWDDMLLLYDYTFGPEKLNLDCRNSKILLTEPPMNPSKNREKMVEVMFEKYGFQSAYIAIQAVLTLYAQGLLTGVVVDSGDGVTHICPVYEGFALPHLTRRLDIAGRDITRYLIKLLLLRGYAFNHSADFETVRMMKEKLCYVGYDIEQEQKLALETTVLVESYTLPDGRVIRVGGERFGAPEALFQPHLINVDGVGVAELLFNTIQAADIDTRPEFYKHIVLSGGSTMYPGLPSRLEREIKQLYLERVLKGDTTKLSKFKIRIEDPPRRKHMVFLGGAVLADIMKDKDSFWMTRQEYEEKGIRVLDKLVSGPQ comes from the exons TTCGTGAAATGTGGATTTGCAGGATCCAATTTTCCTACACACATCTTCCCATCTCTGGTGGGAAGACCAATTATCAGGTCTACAGCAAAAATAGGAAACATTGAAATTAAG GATGTTATGCTTGGAGATGAGGCAAGTGAACTGCGCTCCATGCTTGAGGTGAATTACCCAATGGAGAACGGAATTGTGAGGAACTGGGATGACATGCTTTTGCTGTATGACTATACCTTCGGTCCTGAAAAACTAAACCTAGACTGCAGGAACAGCAAAATCCTACTTACAGAACCGCCAATGAACCCTAGCAAAAACAGAGAAAAGATGGTGGAG GTTATGTTTGAGAAATATGGATTTCAAAGTGCATACATTGCAATTCAGGCAGTTTTGACATTATATGCTCAAG GTTTACTAACTGGAGTAGTTGTTGATTCTGGTGATGGTGTCACACACATCTGTCCTGTATATGAAGGATTTGCCCTTCCTCATTTGACCAGAAGATTAGATATTGCTGGTAGAGACATCACTAGATATCTTATTAAG TTGCTTTTATTACGTGGCTATGCATTCAACCATTCTGCTGACTTTGAAACTGTACGAATGATGAAAGAGAAGTTATGTTATGTAGGATATGATATTGAACAAGAGCAAAAATTAGCTCTGGAGACAACGGTGCTTGTAGAATCTTACACA TTACCAGATGGAAGAGTAATACGTGTAGGGGGTGAGAGATTTGGTGCTCCTGAGGCCTTGTTCCAGCCCCATCTTATCAACGTAGATGGAGTGGGAGTGGCAGAACTTCTATTCAACACAATCCAGGCAGCCGACATTGACACGCGTCCCGAGTTCTATAAACATATTGTCTTGTCAGGGGGCTCAACCATGTACCCGGGTCTGCCTAGCCGACTTGAGAGAGAAATCAAACAGCTCTACTTAGAGAGGGTGCTGAAAGGGGACACAACTAAACTCTCT aaATTCAAGATTAGGATAGAAGACCCTCCGAGAAGGAAACACATGGTGTTCCTGGGGGGTGCAGTCTTGGCAGACATTATGAAGGATAAGGACAGTTTCTGGATGACACGACAGGAGTATGAAGAGAAGGGGATCCGAGTGCTGGATAAACTCGTATCAGGACCACAGTGA
- the LOC125652180 gene encoding uncharacterized protein LOC125652180 isoform X2, whose protein sequence is MAAYLRASCLILALCCFILSTDSRVPQCLERCDECREFADGEYDIGACQNSCVRGRLDPHCSLFLTGEIKKASTLKIQECVQYCKYCQVTYPQYAGEKCVYVCEVSSGMTVDRDCMDYWPWEETI, encoded by the coding sequence GCCTACTTGAGAGCGTCCTGTCTGATTCTAGCCCTCTGTTGCTTTATACTGTCCACTGATTCTCGAGTACCACAGTGTTTAGAAAGATGTGACGAGTGCCGCGAGTTTGCTGATGGAGAATATGATATCGGGGCTTGCCAAAATAGCTGTGTGAGAGGACGACTGGACCCTCACTGTAGTCTATTTCTGACAGGTGAAATCAAGAAAGCTTCCACTTTGAAAATTCAGGAATGTGTACAATACTGTAAATATTGCCAAGTAACGTACCCACAATATGCTGGTGAAAAATGTGTATATGTTTGTGAAGTCAGCAGCGGAATGACAGTGGATCGTGACTGTATGGATTACTGGCCTTGGGAAGAGACAATATGA